GAGCTGTAAGTACGCTTTGATCCGGAGATTTCCGAATGGGGGAACCCACCATCTTTAATAGGATGGTATCCATTTCTGAATACATAGGGAATGGAAGGCAGACCCGGGGAACTGAAACATCTCATTACCCGGAGGAAGAGAAAGCAAACGCGATTTCCTGAGTAGCGGCGAGCGAAACGGAATCAGCCCAAACCAGAGGGCTTGCCCTCTGGGTTGTAGGACGTCTCTTTGGAGTTACAAAGGCACGGATAGACGAAGCGACCTGGAAAGGTCCATCAGAGAAGGTAACAATCCTGTAGTCAAAATCCGATGCCCTCCGAGACGGATCCTGAGTACGGCGGGACACGTGAAACCCCGTCGGAATCCGGGAGGACCATCTCCCAAGGCTAAATACTCTCTAGTGACCGATAGTGAACCAGTACCGTGAGGGAAAGGTGAAAAGCACCCCGGAAGGGGAGTGAAAAAGAACCTGAAACCGTGTGCCTACAACTAGTTGGAGCCCGTTAATGGGTGACAGCGTGCCTTTTGTAGAATGAACCGGCGAGTTACGATCCCGTGCAAGGTTAAGCTGAGAAGGCGGAGCCGCAGCGAAAGCGAGTCTGAATAGGGCGAAATAGTACGTGGTCGTAGACCCGAAACCAGGTGATCTACCCATGTCCAGGGTGAAGTTCAGGTAACACTGAATGGAGGCCCGAACCCACGCATGTTGAAAAATGCGGGGATGAGGTGTGGGTAGCGGTGAAATGCCAATCGAACCTGGAGATAGCTGGTTCTCTCCGAAATAGCTTTAGGGCTAGCCTCGCGGCAAGAATCTTGGAGGTAGAGCACTGATTGGACTAGGGGTCCTTACCGGATTACCGAATCCAGTCAAACTCCGAATGCCAACGATTTATCCGCGGGAGTCAGACTGCGAGTGATAAGATCCGTAGTCGAGAGGGAAACAGCCCAGACCACCAGCTAAGGTCCCAAAGTATACGTTAAGTGGAAAAGGATGTGGCGTTGCTTAGACAACCAGGATGTTGGCTTAGAAGCAGCCATCATTTAAAGAGTGCGTAATAGCTCACTGGTCGAGTGACGCTGCGCCGAAAATGTACCGGGGCTAAACGTATCACCGAAGCTGTGGATTGTCTTACGACAATGGTAGGAGAGCGTTCTAAGGGCTGTGAAGTCAGACCGAAAGGACTGGTGGAGCGCTTAGAAGTGAGAATGCCGGTATGAGTAGCGAAAGACAAGTGAGAATCTTGTCCGTCGAAAGCCCAAGGTTTCCTGAGGAAGGCTCGTCCGCTCAGGGTTAGTCGGGACCTAAGCCGAGGCCGAAAGGCGTAGGCGATGGATAACAGGTTGATATTCCTGTACCACCTCCTTTCCGTTTGAACGACGGGGGGACGCAGAAAGATAGGGAGAGCGCGCTGCTGGAAATGCGCGTCCAAGCGATTAGGCTGGTGAATAGGCAAATCCGTTCACCGCGCGAGCTGAGTCGTGATGGCGAGGGAAATTTAGTACCGAAGTCCTTGATTCTACGCTGCCAAGAAAAGCCTCTAGTGAGGAAAAAGGTGCCCGTACCGCAAACCGACACAGGTAGGCGAGGAGAGAATCCTAAGACGATCGGGAGAACTCTCGTTAAGGAACTCGGCAAAATGACCCCGTAACTTCGGGAGAAGGGGTGCTTCCTCGGGTTTATAGCCCAGGGGAGCCGCAGTGAAAAGATCCAAGCGACTGTTTAGCAAAAACACAGGTCTCTGCAAAGCCGTAAGGCGAAGTATAGGGGCTGACACCTGCCCGGTGCTGGAAGGTTAAGAGGAGGGGTTATCCCTTACGGGAGAAGCTCTGAATCGAAGCCCCAGTAAACGGCGGCCGTAACTATAACGGTCCTAAGGTAGCGAAATTCCTTGTCGGGTAAGTTCCGACCCGCACGAAAGGTGCAACGACTTGGATACTGTCTCAACGAGAGACCCGGTGAAATTATAGTACCTGTGAAGATGCAGGTTACCCGCGACAGGACGGAAAGACCCCATGGAGCTTTACTGTAGCCTGATATTGGATTTTGGTACAGCTTGTACAGGATAGGTAGGAGCCATAGAAGTCGGACCGCCAGGTTCGATGGAGGCGTCGGTGGGATACTACCCTGGCTGTACTGACATTCTAACCCAGCACCGTGATCCGGTGCGGAGACAGTGTCAGGTGGGCAGTTTGACTGGGGCGGTCGCCTCCTAAAGTGTAACGGAGGCGCCCAAAGGTTCCCTCAGAATGGTTGGAAATCATTCGCAGAGTGTAAAGGCACAAGGGAGCTTGACTGCGAGACCTACAAGTCGAGCAGGGACGAAAGTCGGGCTTAGTGATCCGGTGGTTCCGCATGGAAGGGCCATCGCTCAACGGATAAAAGCTACCCTGGGGATAACAGGCTTATCTCCCCCAAGAGTCCACATCGACGGGGAGGTTTGGCACCTCGATGTCGGCTCATCGCATCCTGGGGCTGAAGTAGGTCCCAAGGGTTGGGCTGTTCGCCCATTAAAGCGGTACGCGAGCTGGGTTCAGAACGTCGTGAGACAGTTCGGTCCCTATCCGTCGCGGGCGCAGGAAATTTGAGAGGAGCTGTCCTTAGTACGAGAGGACCGGGATGGACACACCGCTGGTGTACCAGTTGTTCCGCCAGGAGCATAGCTGGGTAGCTACGTGTGGAAGGGATAAGTGCTGAAAGCATCTAAGCATGAAGCCCCCCTCGAGATGAGATTTCCCACAGCATTAAGCTGGTAAGATCCCTTAGAGATGATGAGGTAGATAGGTTCGGGGTGGAAGCGTGGCAACACGTGGAGCTGACGAATACTAATCGATCGAGGGCTTAACCGATTAAATTGGAAAACGTTGCGAGTGCTATCTAGTTTTCAGGGAACACCTGAAACAAGGAAGTTCGATTAAGTGCCACCACGTCCTGTGGTGAACATCGAACGGCTAACATCCTGTTAGTCTAGTGATGATGGCGAAGAGGTCACACCCGTTCCCATGCCGAACACGGAAGTTAAGCTCTTCAGCGCCGATGGTAGTTGGGGGATCTCCCCCTGCAAGAGTAGGACGTCGCTGGGCAACTAAGAGAAGCGAGAGACTTGAGAGGTTCTCGCTTTTTTGTATCTATAAAAGTGTTGAAAACTCGCAAGAGAAAAAAGCTTCATGTCAAACAATCAAAACTTCTTCGAAAGCTTCGTAGGGGTGGGAGAAGCAAGAAATTCGAGGAAGCAAGTGATGTCAGACCGGAGTGGATATTCGAGAGATCCATGAGGATCTGGCATCGCGCAGCTGACGAAGAAGTTCGCCGCTTATCGCGCCCCGTATGAGAACACGGAAGTTAAGCTCGAGCGCCGATGGTAGTTGGGGGATCTCCCCCTGCAAGAGTAGGACGTCGCTGGGCAACATAAGAGAAGCGAGAGACCTGAGGGTTTCTCGCTTTTTTTTGTTTGTTTTTTCACTTTCGCGGAATTAATGGGTAATGATAAGCTTATTGGTATTATAAAAATGACAGAGATTTCTTAAAAGAACAGGTGAATTGTATAAGATAATGCCTTAAAATCGAGGGAAAGAACTAGAATCTACTATTAATGGAGTGAACCCTTTTGGAACAGCTTCTTTTCAATCTTAATCATTGTAATAACAATTTGGTCAATGATTAAAGTGTTACATATCGCGTTTAAGAGATTCGAACAAATTATTCATTTGTCTTATAGGTAGATCACTTATTTAGTAGCTACAGTATCGTTAGTTCGCATCTATAGCACATTCAAACTGTAAACCACCCTTTCTTCGAACTAAAATGATAGTAGAGGTGAATGTGATGAGTGAAATCGTTATCGTTTGGTTTAGACGGGATTTTCGTTTAAACGACCAAACTGCTCTTGAAAAGGCTATCGCCTATTGTGAAGAAAATGATGCTAACTGGGTAGGGATTTTCCAGCTTGATCCCCATTTTACGAATACAATCGATCTCCACCACGATTATTTCTTTCAGACGGTGGCTGAATTTCAAGAACGCTGTAAAAACGAGAAACTTCCCTTTCAAATTAGCTATGGAACTCCAAAAGATGTATTTGATAAGATAACGGCTCGTTTAAATGTAACGGCCATTTTCTTTAATGAAGATGAAGCAGGAAACGGAGCGAAGCGCGATCATGAAGTGAGTAACTTGCTGAAAGAGAAGGGTATTAAAGTATTTTCTTATAAAGATTACTACCTTCATGGTTCTAAAGAAGTTAGGAAACATGATGATACGATGTATAAGGTATTTACGCCCTATTATAAGCAATGGCGGACGTTAAGAAAGCCACCAGTCATTCAGAATGATTTTAAGAAGGTTAAGAAGTATGCTCATTCGTTAGATCATACCCTTGATCCTGAATCTGAAGCCGAATTTGCAAATATTTTAAATAAGTGTGAAGCAAATTGGCAAGCGATTGGTGAAAAGAGTGCAACTCAACGGGCGAAGCGTTTTGTGAAAGAAAGAATCAAGGATTATGATAACCATCGAGATGTTCCTTCACTTGTGGGGACAAGTAAGTTATCACCGTATTTAAAAACAGGTGCTCTCTCTGTCCGCACCCTTTTTCATATGGTATCAGAATATGATCATAAAGGGGCAGAAACGTTTATTCAGGAACTTTCCTGGCGTGATTTTTATGGAATGGTTCATTCAGAGTTTCCTGAATTTCGAGATCGTGAATTTCAGTCCAAATATCGAGGTATTCCGTGGAATGACGATGAAGAAAAATTGCAGAAGTGGAAAGAGGGTAAAACCGGCTTTCCAATCGTTGATGCTGGAATGAGGCAACTAAATCAGGAAGGCTGGATGCATAATCGACTTCGTATGATTACAGCTTCATTTCTTACAAAAGATTACCTTATCGATTGGAGACTTGGTGAGCGTTACTTTGAGGAAAAGCTGATTGATTATGATGAGTCTTCCAATACTGGAGGGTGGCAGTGGGCATCTTCTACTGGTACAGATGCTGTCCCTTATTTCCGTATCTTTAATCCGACAACTCAGGCAGAACGATTTGATCCGTACGGTGTTTATATTAAGAAGTACGTTGAAGAGTTAAAAGATGTGCCTAAGAAGTATATCCATCAACCATCAAAAATGACTGAAGAAGAGCAAAAGGAAAATAACTGTGTCATTGGGGAAGATTACCCACTTCCAACTGTGGATCATAAAGTACAGCGCCAAAAGGTGCTAAGTGTTTATAAAGAAAGAACGTGATAAAAAGGTCAGGTGCTATATACGCGCCTGATCTTTTTTGATGGATAAGAGGACAAGAAATGCGCATGCTAATTGGAAGAGAATGTTAAGTGCGGAGCTGATTCATGTGAAATGGTTTAAGAAAGGCGCTTCTGAAAAGCCATCTACGTTAGAGGAAATGATAAAAGACCTTAAACAATCGATCGATTTTGTGGCATATGAAAATAAAGCGAGCGATCAGCCTTATCGGTTAATCTATTTTGCATCGCTTGTTGATTCTGAACAGCTCCACCGTGACATATTGCCAGTGATTAAAGAATGTAAGTCAAAATCACTTGAAGACTTAAAAGGCATTCTTCCAATCGAAAATATTGAGATTTCATCAGAGCTATCAGTCATCCAAGAACGGTTGTTAGAAGGTTATCTTGCCATCCAACTTTCACGAGGTCAAAAGGTTCTCCTTGTAAACATTAGTCTTCGCAAATCAAGAGATTTATCTGCTCCTGAAATTGAATTTAGTGTGATGGGACCGAAAGAAGGTCTAGTCGAAGATCTTCATACAAATATGAATTTAATTCGTAGAAGAATCCCGCATCCCAGGTTGAGAATGAAAGAGATTACCGTTGGAACGATTAGTAAAACGAAGGTTGTCGTTGCCTTTATTGAGGGTGTGGCTAGTGAACAGAATATTAATACCGTTATGCAGCGCCTCGAGGATCTCGATTTTGATATTATTTCTGACTCTTCCTTTATTGGTCAGATGTTAGAAGACAATTCTCTGTCTGTTTTTCCGCAAATGATTGATACGGAGCGAACGGATCGTATTACAGGACATATGAATTTTGGTGCATTTGCGATCTTAACAGAAGGGTCTTCTAATGCTCTAATTGGTCCAATTAATTTTGGGCAATTGTTAGTATCCTTTGAAGATTACTATCTTGGATGGAATATTGCTTCCTTTTTTCGTGTCGTCCGCATGATTGCCATTCTAGCGTCGATTATCGCTACTCCTTTGTACGTTGCAGTTTTAACGTATCATTATGAATTATTTCCTTCTAAGTTATTAGCAACGTTAATTTCATCAAGAAGTGACATCCCTTTCTCTCCTGTTATTGAAGTGTTTTTTCTTGAAGTGACAATCGATTTGCTACGAGAGGCGGGGGCAAGGATGCCGACGAAGGTTGGGCAAACACTCGGTATTGTAGGAGGTATTGTTATTGGAACGGCTGCTGTTGAGGCTTCTTTAACTAGTAATATTCTGTTGATTTTGGTTGCCTTATCAGCTCTTGCTTCTTTTACAACACCAGTTTATCGCATGACTAATACGATTCGTTTTTTACGCTATCCTTTAATTGTGTTCGCACAATTTCTTGGCTTAATCGGAGTAGCGCTGTTTGGACTATTTATTCTAACGCATATGATCAGGTTAACATCATTTGGAAACCCATATCTCGCGCCGCTTTATCCTCCGAGGGTAAAAGATTGGTACGATTCTTTCTTTCGTTTACCTTATGTCATGCAAAAAAACAGATTTCAATTTTTTCGAGGGAAACAGACGAAGCGATTTGAGGATAAGAAAAAACGCCAAAAGCATCATTTGGATTTCGATGAGCAGTAGAGGGTGAGTTGCATGGAACAGAGCAAGCGAAATGATCTTCTTATATCTCCCTTTCTGATCATGTTTATTATTCACAGTAATCAGGTGGGAGTTGGGATACTAGGCTTTCCTAGATATATCGCGGCTTATGCAGGAAATGATGCCTGGATTGTCGTTATTATTACAGGTGTTGTTTTTCATGTGTTCATATGGATGATGTATCGAATTCTTAGTGATGGTTCTTACGACATTATTGACCTTCATAATAAGTGGTTCGGGAAGTGGATTGGATCGTTTTTTAACATTGCACTAATGATGTATTTACTGTTAGGGACGATTGTTATTCTTCGTACGTTTATAGAAGTCATTCAGGCCTGGATGTTTCCTGAACTAGCCACTTGGATACCTGTAGGAATGTATTTGTTGTTAACGTATTATGTGCTTGCTGGTGGATTTCGAACGGTAGCAGGAATCTGTTTCTTTGGAGTGATCATTCCAGTTTGGTTAGTATTTACGGCAACGGCTCCTCTAAAATTCTCTACATTTAGCAATTTGTTTCCCATGATGGATCATACATTACAGGAATTTGCTCTTGGAACAAGGCAGATGACGCTAAGCTATGTTGGCATAGACATCTTATTACTTGCTTATCCATTCCTAAAAAATCCGAAGAGCTCTCGTATGTGGGCACACATGGGCGTTTTATTAACGACATTGATTTACACGATGGTTATGGTAATTTCTCTTGCATTTTATAGCGAGGGGCAACTTCAGCAGTCTATATGGTCTACGTTGATTGCGTGGAAAGTTGTAGAGTTACCATTTGTAGAGCGATTTGAGTATATTGGAATTACATTCTGGTGTTTCGTTGTTTTTCCTAATATATGCTTAACAATGTGGGGAGCAAGTCGAGTTGGAAAAAAGGTGTTACATATAAAACAAAAGTACTTTGTTTTCATTTTGATTGCGTTTGTTTTTACAGCGTGTGTGATGGTTACGAATCGTGACCAGGTGGACTATCTTAATACGATTACTTCTATAATAGGCACCTATGTTTATTACTTTTATATTCCATTTATTTTCCTATACAGCATGATTTGGAGGAGAGTGAAAAGGCGAACATGAAATATTGCAGCTTAATAGTCCTTTGTATCCTTCTGACAGGATGTGTAGCAGAGGAAATAATTGATGAAGTACCCATTCTATTTATTGTTGGCTATGACAATGGTAAAGAAGGGAAAATCAAAGGAACGATCTCTCTCCAAACGTTTGATCCAAATCAAGAAGTTGAGACAAGATCATTTGAAGCTGAGGCATATACGAGTAAAGGACTTCGCAATCAATTAAGCGGTTTACCTAAGCCCATTTCGATAGGGAAGATGGCGGTATTGTTATTTAGTGAAGATATGGCTGAAGAGGGAATCATAGATGTGCTAGATAGTTTTCTAAGAGACCCAGCAGCTGGTCGTCTCATTTATGTTGGTGTAGTAGAAGGGAGTGCAGGCGAACTCATCAAAAATGAGTTTCAATATTTACAGGGAATCGGCCCATTTCTACAGAATCTTATTAAACAATCGATTGAGTATGGAAATATGCCCCAAAATAATATTCACTTGTTTGATTATAAATATTATGGCGATGGGATGGATCCAGTCGTTCCTATACTTAAGAAGGAAAAGACTGAAGTAAAAATAACTGGTTTAGCTTTGTTTGAAGATGAGAAAATGGTTGGAAAATTGAACTTGGACGAAATGTTTATGTTCGCATTAATTAATAAAAGTTTTAGCGCAGGTTTATATGAGTTAGAACTTCCAGATGGAGAGTATGCAAATCTACAAAAGATCAAATCAAAAGTGAAGTATAAGGTGAAAAATGGGAATACCAATCCTTCAGTAAACATATCAATTAAGTTAAATGGAAATATTGTAGAGTACACAGGGGATAAGTTGAGTAAAGAGACAAAACAAGAAATTGCAAAAACGCTTGAACGTAAAGTGAAAGCGCATGGTGACGAGATGGTTAAGAAATTTCAAGAATTAGGAATAGATCCTTTCTCAATCGGTGATCATGCTCGTAGTCAGACTAGAAATTTTGATTTTAAAAAATGGTATGACCGATATCCTGATGTTCCTGTAACGATTGATGTTAAAGTGAATATTGGAGAATCAGGAATCATTGATTGAGGAAAGGTGTGAAGGGCTCATGAGCAATTACACACAATATAGGAAAAAAACTCGTTTTAAAAATCGATTCGATTTTTAAAACGAGTTTTTTATGTACCTTTACTTAGATAATATGGTAGAGGAGTGGTAGTAAATGATTTTACTCGATGGTTATCAGTTATCATTAAATGATCTTAGAAAACTTTTATATAACGGTGCGCGCGCTAGTTGTTCGAAAGAGAGTCTAAAGCGAGTTGATCAAAACAGAAAAGCAGTGGAAACGATTGTTGCAAACGGGGAGACAGTGTACGGTATTACAACAGGATTTGGCAA
The sequence above is drawn from the Pseudalkalibacillus hwajinpoensis genome and encodes:
- a CDS encoding cryptochrome/photolyase family protein is translated as MSEIVIVWFRRDFRLNDQTALEKAIAYCEENDANWVGIFQLDPHFTNTIDLHHDYFFQTVAEFQERCKNEKLPFQISYGTPKDVFDKITARLNVTAIFFNEDEAGNGAKRDHEVSNLLKEKGIKVFSYKDYYLHGSKEVRKHDDTMYKVFTPYYKQWRTLRKPPVIQNDFKKVKKYAHSLDHTLDPESEAEFANILNKCEANWQAIGEKSATQRAKRFVKERIKDYDNHRDVPSLVGTSKLSPYLKTGALSVRTLFHMVSEYDHKGAETFIQELSWRDFYGMVHSEFPEFRDREFQSKYRGIPWNDDEEKLQKWKEGKTGFPIVDAGMRQLNQEGWMHNRLRMITASFLTKDYLIDWRLGERYFEEKLIDYDESSNTGGWQWASSTGTDAVPYFRIFNPTTQAERFDPYGVYIKKYVEELKDVPKKYIHQPSKMTEEEQKENNCVIGEDYPLPTVDHKVQRQKVLSVYKERT
- a CDS encoding spore germination protein; this encodes MKWFKKGASEKPSTLEEMIKDLKQSIDFVAYENKASDQPYRLIYFASLVDSEQLHRDILPVIKECKSKSLEDLKGILPIENIEISSELSVIQERLLEGYLAIQLSRGQKVLLVNISLRKSRDLSAPEIEFSVMGPKEGLVEDLHTNMNLIRRRIPHPRLRMKEITVGTISKTKVVVAFIEGVASEQNINTVMQRLEDLDFDIISDSSFIGQMLEDNSLSVFPQMIDTERTDRITGHMNFGAFAILTEGSSNALIGPINFGQLLVSFEDYYLGWNIASFFRVVRMIAILASIIATPLYVAVLTYHYELFPSKLLATLISSRSDIPFSPVIEVFFLEVTIDLLREAGARMPTKVGQTLGIVGGIVIGTAAVEASLTSNILLILVALSALASFTTPVYRMTNTIRFLRYPLIVFAQFLGLIGVALFGLFILTHMIRLTSFGNPYLAPLYPPRVKDWYDSFFRLPYVMQKNRFQFFRGKQTKRFEDKKKRQKHHLDFDEQ
- a CDS encoding GerAB/ArcD/ProY family transporter — protein: MEQSKRNDLLISPFLIMFIIHSNQVGVGILGFPRYIAAYAGNDAWIVVIITGVVFHVFIWMMYRILSDGSYDIIDLHNKWFGKWIGSFFNIALMMYLLLGTIVILRTFIEVIQAWMFPELATWIPVGMYLLLTYYVLAGGFRTVAGICFFGVIIPVWLVFTATAPLKFSTFSNLFPMMDHTLQEFALGTRQMTLSYVGIDILLLAYPFLKNPKSSRMWAHMGVLLTTLIYTMVMVISLAFYSEGQLQQSIWSTLIAWKVVELPFVERFEYIGITFWCFVVFPNICLTMWGASRVGKKVLHIKQKYFVFILIAFVFTACVMVTNRDQVDYLNTITSIIGTYVYYFYIPFIFLYSMIWRRVKRRT
- a CDS encoding Ger(x)C family spore germination protein, giving the protein MKYCSLIVLCILLTGCVAEEIIDEVPILFIVGYDNGKEGKIKGTISLQTFDPNQEVETRSFEAEAYTSKGLRNQLSGLPKPISIGKMAVLLFSEDMAEEGIIDVLDSFLRDPAAGRLIYVGVVEGSAGELIKNEFQYLQGIGPFLQNLIKQSIEYGNMPQNNIHLFDYKYYGDGMDPVVPILKKEKTEVKITGLALFEDEKMVGKLNLDEMFMFALINKSFSAGLYELELPDGEYANLQKIKSKVKYKVKNGNTNPSVNISIKLNGNIVEYTGDKLSKETKQEIAKTLERKVKAHGDEMVKKFQELGIDPFSIGDHARSQTRNFDFKKWYDRYPDVPVTIDVKVNIGESGIID